In a single window of the Paenibacillus sp. MMS20-IR301 genome:
- the sdhA gene encoding succinate dehydrogenase flavoprotein subunit — protein MASADIIIVGGGLAGLMATIKAAEAGAHVHLFSLVPVKRSHSVCAQGGINGAVNTKGEGDSPWEHFDDTVYGGDFLANQPPVKAMCEAAPGIIHLMDRMGVMFNRTPEGLLDFRRFGGTKRHRTAFAGATTGQQLLYALDEQVRRWEAEGLVTKSENWEFLSVILDDERVCRGISAQNLKTMEIQTFPADAVILASGGPGIIFGKTTNSVINTGTAASAVYQQGVHYANGEFIQIHPTAIPGDDKLRLMSESARGEGGRIWTYKDGKPWYFLEEKYPSYGNLVPRDIATREIFNVCVDQGLGINGENMVYLDLSHKDPKELDVKLGGIIEIYEKFMGDDPRKIPMKIFPAVHYSMGGMWVDYNQMTNIPGLFAAGECEYQYHGANRLGANSLVSAIYGGMVSGPKAVEYIKGLKKSVQDISSTVFDSFHKTQTDKYEALLGMTGTENAYVIHKELGEWMTANMTVVRENKRLEATIGKIKELKERYRNISMSDTSRWSNQGVAFTRQLWNMLELSEAMTLGALLRNESRGAHYKPEFPNRNDEEFLKTTKASWSADGPQISYEEVDVSLIPPRVRDYSKD, from the coding sequence ATGGCATCAGCCGATATCATCATCGTGGGCGGCGGTCTCGCCGGCCTGATGGCTACCATCAAGGCCGCCGAAGCCGGCGCGCATGTACATCTATTCTCACTGGTCCCTGTCAAAAGATCGCATTCGGTCTGTGCGCAAGGCGGCATTAACGGCGCTGTAAATACAAAGGGTGAAGGCGACTCGCCCTGGGAGCATTTCGATGATACCGTCTACGGCGGCGACTTCCTGGCGAACCAGCCCCCGGTCAAAGCGATGTGTGAGGCTGCTCCGGGCATCATTCACCTGATGGACCGGATGGGCGTCATGTTCAACCGTACGCCGGAGGGGCTGCTCGACTTCCGCCGGTTCGGCGGGACGAAGCGCCACCGGACAGCATTCGCCGGGGCAACTACCGGCCAGCAGCTGCTGTACGCACTGGATGAGCAGGTACGCCGCTGGGAAGCCGAAGGCCTCGTGACCAAAAGCGAGAACTGGGAGTTCCTCTCGGTCATTCTCGACGATGAGCGTGTCTGCCGCGGCATCAGCGCCCAGAATCTGAAGACGATGGAGATTCAGACCTTCCCGGCGGATGCGGTGATTCTGGCGAGCGGCGGGCCCGGGATTATTTTCGGCAAAACAACGAACTCGGTCATTAACACAGGTACCGCTGCAAGCGCAGTATATCAGCAGGGTGTACATTATGCGAACGGCGAATTCATCCAGATTCATCCGACGGCGATACCCGGCGATGACAAGCTGCGGCTGATGTCGGAATCTGCGCGCGGTGAGGGCGGACGCATCTGGACCTACAAGGACGGCAAGCCGTGGTATTTCCTCGAAGAGAAGTATCCGTCGTACGGCAATCTGGTTCCGCGTGATATTGCCACCCGCGAAATCTTCAATGTATGCGTGGATCAGGGACTGGGTATCAATGGTGAGAACATGGTCTATCTGGACCTGTCGCATAAGGATCCGAAGGAGCTTGACGTTAAGCTTGGCGGCATCATCGAGATCTACGAGAAATTCATGGGCGATGATCCGCGTAAAATCCCGATGAAAATCTTCCCGGCCGTGCATTATTCCATGGGCGGCATGTGGGTCGACTATAACCAGATGACCAATATCCCCGGCCTATTCGCCGCAGGGGAATGTGAATACCAGTACCACGGGGCGAACCGCCTTGGTGCGAATTCGCTGGTGTCGGCAATATATGGCGGCATGGTCTCCGGGCCGAAGGCCGTAGAATATATTAAAGGGCTGAAGAAATCGGTGCAGGATATCTCCTCCACAGTATTTGACAGCTTCCACAAGACACAGACGGATAAATATGAAGCTCTCCTCGGGATGACCGGTACGGAGAATGCTTACGTCATTCATAAGGAGCTTGGCGAATGGATGACGGCGAACATGACCGTGGTGCGTGAGAACAAGCGGCTTGAAGCGACCATCGGCAAAATTAAAGAGCTGAAGGAGCGCTACCGTAACATCAGCATGAGCGACACGTCGCGCTGGAGCAACCAGGGGGTGGCGTTCACCCGCCAGCTGTGGAACATGCTGGAGCTGTCGGAAGCAATGACCCTTGGAGCACTGCTGCGCAATGAGAGCCGGGGGGCGCATTACAAGCCGGAATTCCCGAACCGCAATGATGAGGAGTTCCTGAAGACAACCAAAGCCAGCTGGAGTGCCGACGGCCCGCAGATCTCTTACGAGGAAGTGGATGTATCGCTGATTCCTCCGCGGGTGCGGGATTACTCGAAGGACTAA
- the sdhB gene encoding succinate dehydrogenase iron-sulfur subunit, protein MAETAAAPKNVKFIITRQDEPETSPYTEEFELAYRPGMNVISALMEIQRNPVNAKGDSTVPVCWESNCLEEVCGACSMVINGKPRQACAALIDNLEQPVRIEPMKTFPVVRDLVIDRSRMFNALKRVKAWIPIDGTYDLGPGPRMPEKKRQWAYELSKCMTCGVCLEACPNVNEKTNFIGPAAISQVRLFNAHPTGEMNSDERLEALMEDGGIDGCGNSQNCVRACPKGIPLTTSIAEINKQTTKHMFKRWLGV, encoded by the coding sequence ATGGCGGAAACAGCAGCAGCTCCCAAAAACGTGAAATTTATCATTACCCGCCAGGATGAACCGGAAACGAGCCCATATACTGAAGAGTTCGAGCTTGCGTACCGTCCGGGCATGAATGTGATCAGTGCGCTGATGGAGATTCAGCGTAATCCGGTCAATGCGAAGGGTGACAGTACGGTCCCGGTCTGCTGGGAATCCAACTGTCTGGAGGAAGTATGCGGCGCCTGCTCCATGGTCATCAACGGCAAACCCCGCCAGGCCTGTGCGGCACTGATTGATAACCTGGAGCAGCCGGTGCGGATTGAGCCGATGAAGACCTTCCCGGTTGTCCGGGACCTCGTGATTGACCGCAGCCGGATGTTTAATGCCCTGAAGCGGGTCAAAGCCTGGATTCCGATCGACGGTACTTATGATCTTGGTCCGGGACCGCGGATGCCGGAGAAGAAACGCCAGTGGGCGTATGAATTGTCCAAGTGCATGACCTGCGGTGTCTGCCTGGAAGCCTGCCCGAATGTCAACGAGAAGACCAACTTCATTGGTCCCGCTGCTATTTCCCAGGTGCGCCTGTTCAACGCCCATCCTACGGGTGAGATGAACTCCGACGAGCGCCTGGAGGCGCTGATGGAGGACGGCGGCATCGACGGCTGCGGCAACTCGCAGAACTGCGTGCGCGCCTGCCCGAAGGGCATTCCGCTGACTACATCCATCGCCGAAATCAACAAGCAGACCACAAAGCATATGTTCAAGCGCTGGCTGGGTGTTTAA
- a CDS encoding carbohydrate-binding protein has product MIRSAGNIRQRFMMWLGMAVLILAVSLPLAPDVVSAASAFTQTAASGYSSQSGIQLEASSEGGQNVAFIDNGDYIAFNNVEFGSGAASIDVRVASNNSGGTIEVRLDSLNGTLLGTVAVPGTGGWQAWQTQSATVSPVSGVHTLYLKFTGGAGNLFNVLWFKFNAPSAGGDVVGKLFAGYQGWFNAAGDGSPNGGWVHWSKNSSAPAAGSTVNFDLYPDLREYSKLYQTSLANLGNGAAAKLFSSYDQETVNKHFEWMQTYNIDGAALQRFGADESDAPNGWKSNRDSVAVKVKSAAEAYNRKFYVMYDITGMNAGNWVNAVKHDWTVNVVNAMHLPSSSAYAKQNGKTVVCLWGIGFTDRPGTAAESAELISWFKNQGIYVIGGVPTYWRDGINDSKTGFLNVYKSLDMISPWYVGRFGMAEADSFKTNLLQPDYAWTGQNGIAYQPVIFPGFSWANMTGGPQNQIPRAHGDFMWRQAYNIKSSGISTGYIAMFDEYDEGTAIAKAAENSSMIPANQYFLTLNADGVAVSSDFYLRLAGDINRLFKDQIPLTVNHPTSHQ; this is encoded by the coding sequence ATGATCAGATCCGCAGGTAACATAAGACAGCGTTTTATGATGTGGCTTGGCATGGCTGTATTGATTCTGGCGGTCAGCCTGCCACTGGCTCCTGACGTTGTGTCGGCGGCTTCGGCCTTTACCCAGACAGCGGCTTCCGGCTACAGCAGCCAATCCGGGATCCAGCTGGAGGCATCCAGTGAAGGTGGGCAGAATGTCGCATTTATTGACAACGGTGATTATATTGCTTTTAACAATGTGGAATTTGGCAGTGGTGCAGCTTCTATCGACGTCAGGGTGGCAAGCAATAACAGCGGCGGGACGATTGAAGTACGACTGGACAGCTTGAATGGAACGCTTCTCGGCACGGTTGCCGTTCCGGGCACCGGAGGATGGCAGGCATGGCAGACCCAATCGGCCACGGTCAGTCCTGTAAGCGGAGTGCATACACTGTACCTCAAATTCACAGGCGGAGCAGGTAATTTATTCAATGTGCTCTGGTTCAAATTCAATGCCCCGTCCGCCGGCGGGGATGTGGTAGGCAAGCTGTTCGCGGGCTATCAGGGCTGGTTCAATGCAGCCGGAGACGGCTCGCCGAACGGGGGATGGGTACACTGGTCCAAGAACAGCAGCGCACCCGCGGCCGGCAGCACCGTGAATTTCGATCTGTATCCCGATCTCCGGGAATACTCGAAGCTGTATCAGACCAGTCTGGCTAATCTGGGGAACGGAGCCGCGGCGAAGCTCTTCTCCTCCTATGATCAGGAGACGGTGAATAAGCATTTTGAATGGATGCAGACCTACAATATTGACGGGGCCGCCCTGCAGCGCTTCGGTGCGGATGAGAGCGATGCGCCAAATGGCTGGAAGAGTAACCGCGACAGTGTGGCCGTCAAGGTGAAGAGCGCGGCAGAAGCCTACAACCGCAAATTCTATGTAATGTATGACATCACCGGCATGAATGCGGGCAACTGGGTGAACGCGGTTAAGCATGACTGGACGGTCAACGTCGTGAATGCCATGCACCTGCCATCCTCTTCAGCTTATGCGAAGCAGAACGGCAAGACGGTGGTCTGCCTGTGGGGCATCGGCTTTACCGACCGCCCGGGGACTGCAGCTGAATCGGCAGAACTGATTAGCTGGTTCAAGAATCAGGGGATTTACGTGATTGGCGGAGTGCCCACCTATTGGAGGGATGGCATTAATGACTCCAAAACCGGTTTCCTGAACGTCTACAAATCACTGGACATGATATCTCCCTGGTATGTGGGGCGCTTTGGAATGGCGGAGGCCGACAGCTTCAAGACCAATCTGCTGCAGCCGGATTATGCCTGGACCGGGCAGAATGGAATCGCCTATCAGCCGGTAATCTTCCCGGGATTCTCCTGGGCCAATATGACCGGCGGCCCGCAGAATCAGATTCCCCGCGCACACGGCGACTTCATGTGGAGGCAAGCCTACAACATTAAGAGCTCCGGCATCAGCACCGGTTATATTGCCATGTTCGACGAGTATGACGAGGGAACAGCTATCGCCAAAGCGGCAGAGAACAGCTCGATGATTCCGGCGAACCAGTATTTTCTGACCCTGAATGCGGATGGTGTAGCCGTATCCTCAGACTTTTATCTCCGGCTGGCGGGTGACATTAACCGGCTGTTCAAAGACCAGATTCCGCTGACGGTGAACCATCCCACGAGTCATCAGTAA
- a CDS encoding family 43 glycosylhydrolase: MSMRNMNPAITSIYTADPSAHVWEDGRMYIYASHDTDPARGCDLMDRYHVFSSGDMVSWRDEGEILGSADVKWGRPEGGFMWAPDCAYKNGTYYFYYPHPSGSDWNHTWKIGVATSTEPARGFTDQGYIEGLGGFSMIDPAVFVDEDNRAYMYYGGGGTCEAGEMNGDMMSIRGSMQEMEGLEDFHEAAWVFKRNGVYYLTYADNLEGSNRMRYATSDQPLGPWTYRGIFLEPTGCPTTHGSVAEFKGQWYLFYHNQELSGEETLRSICIDELHFNPDGSIRTVVQTREGVKPAGEAPQPHPEMKVYAAADSEASGGAVIIAAEGVSAVAGLEAADACCQFHEVDGGVRGGRAEIRLQYAAAEPLSKLRLTVNGRDYSLVNAPSTGGTAVFTGCTGLTVKLEPGSGNLITWTAGRGDIRICRMTVSPLGD, encoded by the coding sequence ATGAGCATGAGAAATATGAACCCTGCAATTACAAGTATTTATACCGCTGATCCCTCGGCACATGTATGGGAGGACGGCAGAATGTACATTTATGCTTCCCATGACACCGATCCGGCGAGAGGCTGTGATCTGATGGACCGGTATCATGTATTCTCGTCCGGGGATATGGTGAGCTGGCGTGACGAAGGGGAGATTCTGGGTTCAGCGGATGTGAAATGGGGCAGACCGGAAGGCGGCTTTATGTGGGCGCCCGACTGCGCCTATAAGAACGGCACCTATTATTTCTATTATCCGCATCCCAGCGGTTCGGATTGGAACCATACCTGGAAGATAGGAGTGGCAACCAGCACGGAGCCGGCCCGCGGCTTCACCGATCAGGGTTACATTGAGGGGCTTGGCGGGTTCTCCATGATCGATCCGGCTGTATTCGTGGATGAGGACAACCGTGCCTATATGTATTACGGGGGCGGCGGGACATGTGAAGCCGGGGAAATGAACGGGGATATGATGTCCATCCGGGGCAGCATGCAGGAAATGGAAGGCCTGGAGGACTTTCATGAAGCAGCCTGGGTCTTCAAAAGAAACGGCGTGTACTATCTGACTTATGCGGACAACCTGGAGGGCAGCAACCGCATGCGTTACGCCACCAGTGATCAGCCGCTTGGTCCGTGGACATACCGGGGGATTTTTCTTGAGCCGACCGGCTGCCCGACAACCCACGGCTCTGTAGCAGAATTTAAGGGCCAGTGGTATTTGTTCTACCATAACCAGGAGCTGTCGGGAGAGGAGACGCTGCGGAGTATATGTATCGACGAGCTGCATTTCAATCCGGACGGATCGATCCGGACGGTGGTGCAGACCCGTGAAGGTGTGAAGCCGGCGGGAGAAGCTCCGCAGCCGCACCCGGAGATGAAGGTCTATGCAGCAGCGGACAGCGAGGCTAGCGGCGGTGCAGTTATTATAGCTGCGGAGGGCGTAAGTGCTGTCGCCGGTCTGGAGGCTGCAGATGCCTGCTGCCAGTTCCATGAGGTGGACGGCGGGGTACGGGGCGGCAGGGCCGAGATCCGGCTGCAGTATGCTGCGGCAGAGCCTCTTTCCAAGCTGCGGCTTACGGTGAACGGCAGGGACTACTCGCTGGTCAATGCGCCTTCCACTGGAGGAACCGCAGTCTTCACCGGCTGCACCGGACTTACCGTGAAGCTGGAGCCGGGCAGCGGCAACCTGATTACCTGGACAGCCGGCAGGGGGGATATCCGGATCTGCAGAATGACGGTCAGCCCGCTGGGGGATTAA
- a CDS encoding NAD(P)-dependent oxidoreductase: METIAVTGGSGKLGSAVIRALQHAGYGAVSIDRRTSGELSCRQLIVDLSDLGQLASALQGADAVIHLAAIPAPLLYPPAHIFTNNVLSGYNVLEAAGLLGIRRVVLGSSESSYGFAWAPQPFSPEYVPVDEQHPQQPRECYGLSKVVNEATAAMFSRRGGMKTVSLRFSTVMTEAEYAHIQPAQPERYVRTLWSYIDIRDAAAACLAALKHGEAAPGNLNITADDTLSAWPTDRLLNEFYPEVLDRRSRFEGREAVVSNRLAKETLHWQPRYSWMEGRQASQT, translated from the coding sequence ATGGAAACCATCGCCGTAACAGGCGGCAGCGGCAAGCTCGGCTCTGCCGTGATCCGGGCGCTGCAGCACGCCGGATACGGGGCCGTATCCATTGACCGCCGCACATCAGGGGAGCTGTCCTGCCGCCAGCTGATCGTAGATCTCAGCGATCTCGGCCAGCTGGCAAGCGCCCTGCAAGGCGCTGACGCAGTCATCCATCTGGCTGCGATTCCGGCGCCGCTGCTGTACCCGCCGGCCCATATTTTCACCAATAATGTACTCTCCGGCTATAACGTCCTGGAAGCTGCCGGGCTGCTGGGTATCCGCAGGGTGGTGCTGGGCTCCAGCGAATCCTCCTACGGCTTCGCCTGGGCACCGCAGCCCTTCTCCCCTGAATATGTGCCGGTGGATGAGCAGCATCCCCAGCAGCCCAGGGAATGCTACGGCTTATCCAAGGTGGTCAATGAGGCGACTGCCGCCATGTTCAGCCGCAGGGGCGGAATGAAGACGGTCTCCCTGCGCTTCTCCACCGTGATGACCGAAGCCGAATACGCTCATATCCAGCCTGCCCAGCCGGAAAGATATGTAAGAACACTATGGAGCTATATCGACATCCGCGATGCCGCAGCTGCCTGCCTTGCAGCCCTGAAGCATGGGGAAGCTGCGCCAGGCAATCTCAATATTACAGCGGATGATACGCTGAGCGCCTGGCCCACAGATCGTCTGCTGAATGAGTTCTATCCGGAGGTGCTTGACCGCCGCAGCCGGTTCGAAGGCCGGGAAGCTGTCGTCAGCAACCGGCTGGCTAAAGAGACCTTGCACTGGCAGCCGCGCTACTCCTGGATGGAGGGACGTCAGGCATCTCAAACCTGA
- a CDS encoding enolase C-terminal domain-like protein, translating into MAIIKAIRCIRTRADGSWTIVQILTDCDGLYGLGSASDLYNPEAVVQVIEQLFAPLLTGRDTAYIEELWQTMQHSAYWRNGSVTQTAISGIDMALWDILGKEAGLPVYRLLGGAVRSAVPCYGHASGHTVSELKEEVHRYLAEGYPVIRCQLGGYGGGGFVPGGQTRLPEPSWIQGRAFDEQAYLQAVPDMFEQLRAEFGSTVGLTHDVHEHLSPIAAIQLSKLLEPYSLFYLEDALPPEQLGWYRQLRAQSSTPQAVGELFTNPQEWLPLVQERLIDFLRVRVSKAGGISACRKIAAVCEAFGVRTAWQEGGENDPVNQAAAVHLDLAAWNFGIQEINHFREEELEAFPGHIRRSGGYLYPAEKPGLGIELDEVKAKGLLHSGWKRSAYYHPYPLDRKADGTLVRP; encoded by the coding sequence ATGGCCATCATCAAAGCCATCCGCTGTATCCGCACAAGGGCGGACGGAAGCTGGACCATTGTCCAGATCCTTACTGACTGCGACGGGCTGTACGGCCTTGGCTCCGCTTCTGATCTCTATAACCCGGAAGCGGTCGTGCAGGTTATTGAGCAGCTGTTCGCCCCGCTGCTGACCGGCCGGGATACCGCCTATATCGAGGAGCTGTGGCAGACCATGCAGCACAGCGCCTACTGGCGGAACGGCTCGGTTACACAGACGGCCATCAGCGGCATCGACATGGCCCTGTGGGATATTCTCGGCAAGGAAGCGGGCCTGCCGGTATACCGTCTGCTCGGGGGAGCGGTCAGATCCGCCGTTCCCTGCTACGGGCATGCCTCCGGCCATACCGTCTCCGAACTGAAGGAGGAGGTTCACCGTTATCTGGCAGAAGGCTACCCGGTCATCCGCTGCCAGCTCGGCGGCTACGGCGGGGGCGGCTTCGTGCCCGGCGGGCAGACCCGCCTGCCCGAGCCGTCCTGGATTCAAGGGCGGGCCTTCGATGAGCAGGCCTATCTCCAGGCTGTACCTGACATGTTCGAGCAGCTCCGCGCCGAATTCGGCAGTACGGTCGGCTTGACGCATGATGTGCATGAGCATCTGTCGCCGATTGCCGCAATCCAGCTGTCCAAATTGCTGGAGCCGTATTCCCTGTTCTATCTTGAGGATGCCCTGCCGCCTGAGCAGCTTGGCTGGTACCGCCAGCTGCGCGCGCAGAGCTCAACACCGCAGGCTGTCGGCGAGCTGTTCACGAACCCGCAGGAATGGCTGCCGCTGGTTCAGGAGCGGCTGATAGATTTCCTGCGCGTGAGAGTGTCTAAGGCGGGAGGAATCAGCGCCTGCCGCAAGATCGCCGCTGTCTGTGAGGCCTTCGGCGTGCGGACGGCCTGGCAGGAAGGCGGCGAGAATGATCCCGTGAACCAGGCTGCAGCTGTTCACCTGGACCTGGCTGCCTGGAACTTCGGCATCCAGGAGATCAATCATTTCCGGGAAGAGGAGCTGGAAGCCTTCCCCGGGCATATCCGGCGCTCGGGCGGATACCTGTATCCCGCAGAAAAGCCGGGACTCGGCATAGAGCTGGATGAAGTGAAAGCGAAGGGGCTGCTGCACTCCGGCTGGAAACGATCAGCCTATTATCATCCCTATCCGCTGGACCGCAAAGCAGACGGGACGCTGGTCCGTCCCTGA